atctttcaGCTTCTCGACTTGGAAACCAGATTGCAGAATGTCAATTTCGAAGATCCGAATGAGCTCTGGTCAGCCTTATCCGAAGCAGAGAGGCAAGAATTTGAGGCGCTGATAAAAAATGGAGAGGCGGAAAAGTTGCTGCCCAAGTGGGTACCGTGGTGGACTTGCCGTgtggaaagaaaattaattcagCCTGTTGAAGAGGACATTAAGGATGCCTATAGCGATTTGAAATATCCCGCCTTGATAGACGTACCGTTATTTAACGATGTGCAGGTTGGTAATAAGTTCATATActcacaataatataattaataaaatggtTACTACAATTAAACGTTATTATTTGTGTTTAGAAAGCATCCCCTTGCGTACACTTTAACGTGACAAATGTGATATACGCTTACGCATATATTGCTCTTTACTACATTGGAGATTATTCGAACTGTGCCGAGGAGGCTGCCCATGTTTTTCTGACTATCTGCGAAAATATGAGGGATAATAAGGTCTTCAAAGATGCGGACACGGCAATTGAATCCgttatggaaaatataaaaagcgtTAGTAGCTTGTGCACCTATACATTAACATAAATgtgtatacattataatatattattattaaatatatacttaggTTGATTGGTTGCCACAAGATGAACAAACTTTAGCGGCGTTAAGAGAAGCTGGCGCTTCCATTTTGCAAGGACCAGGGCCCGAAATGAAAACCGTTTATACGTCCGCGGCACTCTCCGAACTCCACCGATTGCTAGCAGcagcgaaaaaagaaattttaaccTGCAAGAGGAACAATCAAGAATTTACAAAGAGATTTTCGCAGAGACATAGCGACGACCCAAGCCTGTCGAGAAAGAGTATACTTCTGTGCTTGAAGAAGctggaatattatttatcatggGTAAAAAGCGCCGGGACAGGAGTCTTGTAAATGCAAagtttcgtttatttattaattatactgtACATTGTGctgtcatttattaaaattaataaatgatattcTATTAACATGTCATTTAGATCCCCTTTATTATTCATGTTTAATCCTTTTAAtcgaattttctataatatatcagTGCTTTGTGACGATCCGTTCCCTTCGATGTCTCTCTTGAGTTTGCCCCATTCCGCAGCAGCCTTTAAAACAAGAAATGATAATTCTTTGATCTTGTTTTGCATGGTGTCATTCTCgctcaattttttcaaaagtttctTTATGTCTGGTTTCATGAGTTTTACAGTGACTTCTTTCGTACTTCTCATcatatttaatgcaattttggTACCTTTATGTTGTAAGTCATCGTCTTCATTATCGAGTAAAAAAGGTAAGAATCTCTTCCAAAATTCCCAgtcgattaattttttgcaagcCTCTTCGCTGGCTGTCGTATAACATAAAGAAGACAGCAGCTGAAACGTTAAGATCGTACATAGTAATTAACGATCTGAATGTTACAACTGTTGTCTTCTTTACATGTTTATCTTTGCCTTCCTCCACGGataaaagcataaaatacCAAAGTTGATAAGATCTCTGCTCAACAAATTGAATAGCAACTTCACGGCATGATACCAAATTGTTTATGAGTTGTATGAACGTttgctgcaatatattattgaatttatcgCCATCATGCGTACAGTGCTCGATTATTCTCTCAACATCTGCCTCGAATCTCGAATATACATTTTCGCATGCTGTCGTTGACACTAGGTAGATTGTACAAAACTGTTATAGTGTCGTGTATCTCATTAGCGGGACACTTCGGAATGTCATTCTTGTCAACGTGATATTTGCAGATTTTcaggaaatttaaaattggccGAACAACCTTCATGATCTGATGACCAGGAAATGCAATCTCAAAAGGTAGCGTGAGTGCGAGATAAAACAGGGCTCGCGAAGCATAATCCTTTCCCTTGTCTGTGCCATCCAGCGCTATATAGTTGCTGATGAAGACGGTGCGGAGATGTTGTTGTCGTTATAACGTTGTCGTTACAACAATGTCCCCGTACCGCCTTCATCAACaactatttttctcaattcCTCTTGACTGCATATCGCGTT
The nucleotide sequence above comes from Temnothorax longispinosus isolate EJ_2023e chromosome 4, Tlon_JGU_v1, whole genome shotgun sequence. Encoded proteins:
- the LOC139812218 gene encoding zinc finger HIT domain-containing protein 2, translated to MTESPGTSSAAKICELCNKRGRRYTCPRCGLGYCGVECYKSDAHMDCSESFYRQWVEEEFKSQEIDPAARQNMMEILKREHEAALGDDVLGEDNSDEGSTSGEDYPLDSDDEQELLDLETRLQNVNFEDPNELWSALSEAERQEFEALIKNGEAEKLLPKWVPWWTCRVERKLIQPVEEDIKDAYSDLKYPALIDVPLFNDVQKASPCVHFNVTNVIYAYAYIALYYIGDYSNCAEEAAHVFLTICENMRDNKVFKDADTAIESVMENIKSVDWLPQDEQTLAALREAGASILQGPGPEMKTVYTSAALSELHRLLAAAKKEILTCKRNNQEFTKRFSQRHSDDPSLSRKSILLCLKKLEYYLSWVKSAGTGVL